GGAGTTCCAAAAGTTGCCATGATTGCATCTCCAATGTATTTATCTAGGGTTCCATTATTATTGAAGATAACATTTGTCATCCTCTTTCTAAATTCATTTAGAAATTCTGCGAGGTCATTCGTTGACATATTCTCGGACATTTTTGTGAAATCACGGATGTCCTGAAATAAAATAGTGACTTCTTGTCGTTTGCCTTTATTTATTACTTCCGGATTATTTGTGATTTCTTTTACGATCTCAGGGGAGAAATATTTACTGAGGGATTTTTTTTCTGCTTCGATGGTTCCAATTCTTCTGACCATATAAATCGTGCGATAAATTGAATATCCAACTGTTAGCGCTAAACAGCTATATACCAACGGTCTAGCAACTAATAGATCTTGCATGAATACAGCATCGCCTAAAAGATAAGTTTTCCAATTTGGAGCTAACGAAACTCCAAGAACTGATCCGTAAATAATTGAAGAAAAATGGATACAAAGAAAAGTAAAAATCCCTATTGCTGAGTAGGAAAGCTTAATTTGAATCAATGCTAACATGAATGGAAAGGTATAATAAAGGAAAGTAGGATTTTTTAGGAAATAATTGAAATTATCCGGACTATCCAATTTATACCATGAATACATCATAGAAGTTAATATATAGAAGTCTGAGAGAATCGTAATAAATCCAAAAATATGAATTCTCTTTTTGTTTCCATTTTTAAGTAAAAAAGAATGAATTACTGTTATTGCTAAATATATAAATAGTCCAACAGAATAAATTTTAAAACCTTTGAATCGCAGATCTAAGTCTTGGATTCCTGCCAAATTTAGGAAACCCGCTGAAGCAATTAAAATTAGAAATAAATATCGAAACTTATTCGCTATAATTGCTCCACTTAATTCTTCCTCTTCTAATACC
This sequence is a window from Leptospiraceae bacterium. Protein-coding genes within it:
- a CDS encoding adenylate/guanylate cyclase domain-containing protein, which translates into the protein MLKKIKYNLDRKLMSASVKRVLEEEELSGAIIANKFRYLFLILIASAGFLNLAGIQDLDLRFKGFKIYSVGLFIYLAITVIHSFLLKNGNKKRIHIFGFITILSDFYILTSMMYSWYKLDSPDNFNYFLKNPTFLYYTFPFMLALIQIKLSYSAIGIFTFLCIHFSSIIYGSVLGVSLAPNWKTYLLGDAVFMQDLLVARPLVYSCLALTVGYSIYRTIYMVRRIGTIEAEKKSLSKYFSPEIVKEITNNPEVINKGKRQEVTILFQDIRDFTKMSENMSTNDLAEFLNEFRKRMTNVIFNNNGTLDKYIGDAIMATFGTPTVSELDTYNAVNAANQMLSSLKEWNIERKKVGKLEIRIGIGLHCGEVFAGNIGFEDRMEYTVIGDAVNTASRIESLCKQFQAEFLISDEVYQKVKNRIQVEKLSPVEVKGKEKAIQIYKVLH